Below is a window of Vulpes vulpes isolate BD-2025 chromosome 5, VulVul3, whole genome shotgun sequence DNA.
TCAAATATGGTGAAGGTAGTCCAAGTCTTTGAATGCTAAGAAATTTTATGTTCAGAAAATAAGTTTCATGGCTACAAATTGGTGATAGttacctaaaaatataaataatcgAGCATCAATAAGAGAGTAAGTATTAGCAGTTTCCAAAATGTGCTGGGGAGGCTGGTTGTTGACCAAGTTTCTTTCCTTGTGTTGACTGTTAAAGAAAAGTCAGAGCCAGATTTGAGAACCATATCTGTTAAAGTACAGCATAGTTTGTTGTTTTGTAACTATATCTCTGGCTTCCTCTTTCCCACTCCTTAATTCATTTTAGCCTACATTTCTGCTAAAAGAAATCTAATTATCTGTATAACACAAGCCATTTTATCTGATGCACTTGCCACAATTACTGGGAAGTTAAGTTTTAAAAGCcgattaaaatagaataaaaaatatatgaatatgctCCATCTTAGTtagcttttaaacttttttttttttttttttttaagattcatttatttatttatgatagacacagagagagaggcagagacacaggcagagggagaagcaggctccatgccgggagcccgacgcggaactctatcgcgggactctaggatcgcgccctgggccaaaggcaggtgccaaaccactgagccacccagggatccccagcttttaaacattttaagttaaaatgttcAGTGACATTTTGAACTTTagattgtattctatttttttaactttagtattTTAACTGAAAACAGGTGTATAtttattcactattttttgttACATGAGACCAGAGTCATCTTTGTATATGGTTTTATATGATCTTATATGAATGTagtttttctctaaagaaaacattGGGAAGTATCTAAGCTTTCtaacgagtttttttttttttttaatatggagcaaagtttataaaaacacatacaaaatatcAGAATCCTAGATTTTTCAGTACTCTTACACTATCCAGATTTCAGTGATTCACATTGATTTTCAGCAATTTTTTccagtatttgttgtttctttcctttaagaaTTCCACTAAGCTTTTGtatttgctttgaaaaatatttatgaaaattttcaaatggtacagaaaataatgaaacactTGTGTATATGCCTTCAATTTAATCTTccataaatctcttttaaaaggtTCCTTTCTCCTTAGAAGTATGTATACCACAAATTTGGTATTTCTTATTCATGTATATTGTACCATGATATTTTCATCCATAAAACATGCactattttgtgtatttaaaattttacataaataatacGGTATGTATCCTTTTACAACTTTTTCACTTAAGATTATCTTTAAGATTTACCTATGTTGATTCACTTAATTCATGTGGTTAACTGTCCTATAGAAGTGCCTATTGAGTACTGCTTTCTCCTTAAAATTAGATTTCCAGCTTTTCACTGCCAAAGACCATAAATGCTCAAAGTGTTTGTATATGTAAAACAGAAAGTCCTTGTGCTCTTTTGGGACATATATTTTTTGGCAGACACCTAGAGCTGAAAGTGCAAGGTCCTGGAATGTGGACTTGTTTAATTTTATCAGAAATTGCCAAAAACACTCCCCAATTGCCTGCATTGCAGGCAATtgcagtttacattcctaccagtgTATAAGGAGCATATAAGAATTGGCCACAATTTAACCAGattataaggtttttaaaattttgctaagcAAATGTTTGAGAAATGGTATTTAGTTAGgtgggtttttgggtttttttttttttttttttttgataactatAAAGGTTGAACATCTTTGTATGCATTTATTGGCtattttgttctcttcctctctgaatTGCCTAtctgtatttgctttttttttttttaagattttatttatttgagagagagagaatgcttaGTTTTCTAATGGGTTCTTTGTCATTTTCTAACTGTCGAACTCagaattttttatgtatatttgggATAATAATCCTAACCATGCCTTTCAAGTATGGCTGTTTTTCATCCTTTAGAGTTATaaggaaatgtttaattttaattttgacatatAATCAAATGTATCCATCTTTTCCTTTGGTATGTGCTTTCTTGTTTGAGAAATTCTTCTCTATCTCAATATCCCAgagtcttctgtttttttaatagacattactatagtttttcttttcttgtttaattctttaatccatctggaattgattttttttggtgagaaaGAGCTCTTAGTCTTTTTCCATGTGGTTAGCTGGTTATCCCCTAATCTTTTATTAAATCTTTTCCCCCTTCATGTGCAATACCCACTGATTTTATAAAATCGCATGTCATATACTGCACCAAGCCCTCATCTTTTCATGGATCTATTTGTCTATACTGTACTATATTTGTACTAATACTATGTTAAACAGTATACACTgttttaataacagctttatagtaaataaatatcttacttTGTTTTCCTTCAAGATTATCTTGACTTTCTTGGATTTTTACTCTTCTATATAAGCCAAATGCTAAATTCCAagggagaatgggtgaaatacTTGCTGGGATTTGATTGAAATAGTATTGAATTTatggataaattcccagagaATTTATATACCTTGGTAAGATTTCcattaatttcaatatttatttagggtatcatttttgtctttgtgcTTATTAATTTTCTCCGTAAAAGTCTTGCATAtcttttgtaggattttttttcttttaaagattttatttatttattcatgagagacacagagagagaggcagagggaaaaagcaggctccatgcagggagcctgacatgagactccgtcccgagactccaggatcacaccccaggccaaaagcaggcgctaaaccgctgagccacccagggatccctgtaggaTTTATTTTGTAAGATCTCTTAATGTTTCTAGCATCATTGTTGAATTATCTTACGAGTTGTAATAATTTGTCTATTGAaccttttgtattttctgtgtaGATATTATCATCATCTTTGAGTAATACTTCTTTCTCAATTCCTATACCTTTTAATACAGTGGAAGCTTTAATATAGTGTTAAATAGCAAGTATTCTTTTGTGGTTCTAACTTTATGGGGAAGGCCTCTAATGTTTTATgattaaataatgtttattatagGCTTTTGGTAAATGCCTTTCTATTCCTTGCTTGctaagactttctttcttttaaataagtgtTGAATGTTACcaaatgctttttcattttcccagaTTAAAAGTTTGCAGCACAAAATCTGACTTTTCACTGTTTTCTCTAGGGTGATCAGCACATGACCTGctagagagagagatttctagGTAAAATCAAGCAAGGAAGATTTGCCAGAATCAAGAGTGATGGATCCATGTTCAGTTGGAGTTCAGCTTCGTACCACAAATGAGTGCCATAAAACCTACTACACTCGTCACACGGGTTTCAAGACTTTGCAAGAATTGTCATCAAATGATATGCTTTTACTTCAACTTAGAACTGGAATGACACTTTCTGGGAACAATACCATTTGCTTCCATCATGCAAAAATTTACATTGACAGATTTGAGGATTTGCAGAAGTCATGTTGTGACCCATTTAACATACACAAAAAGCTAGCCAAAAAAAATTTGCATGTCATTGACTTAGATGATGCCACTTTTCTGAGTGCAAAATTTGGAAGACAGCTTGTACCTGGATGGAAGCTTTGTCCAAAATGTACACAAATAATCAATGGAAGTGTGGATGTTGATTCTGAAGACCGGCAGAGAAGAAAACCTGATTCAGATGTATGTGTAGCAGTAATTTTTTCTGCTATGTTACTTCTACCATGTGGGGTTTTGTTGAACTATAAAGAAATcatatttatgttattatttattaattgtgAATTAAAGTTGGGGAGGTGAATATactgtttctaaatatttctgtatacCCTACTGGATGATAAAGTAGGCTTGAGAAAGGAATAATATACTATGTCCATGACTCAAGCTGTAACTCCTAGCTAGGGCTATGATGTCGGGAGTGGCCTTTAGAACATTGTGGTAAAACCAGGACTTAATTATTATCTTAGTTTGTTTTCTAATGCCAAAGTAACTCAGTGAGACATGCTAGCCAGTAAGGATCTGTATAGCAGAATGAATTCCCCTTTCTTATGAAGGACTTAAAAATTACTGCTTTAAAACAAACACCAGAGAAATGACTTGCAATAATTGTTTCTTCAGTCTTTCTCCTTTGGCACTAATACCATTcttgtttgggttttttagaTGCTTGTGAGTTTCCTTTGCTTCTAGCTCAGAGTTTTTACTTGGTATGATTAGGCTAATTTCAGGAATCCCTATGGTCAAAAAGCataaatttttacattataaatactgaatatttatAACTCTCTTATTAACATGCCCTACATTCAGATTATTTAactatatcagaaaaaaattgagatttcaTAAAGCTATCTTTGGTGTAGAACAAAGACAAGTATATCAAAGGAGCACTtctcaaaatttctatttataaccAATTTATAATTCTTGCTGCTGggatatttttctcaatttcctccttttcattATATTAATAAACCAGattgaaagataattaaaattttaaattacatatagtGCTTCCCTTTTATTCTCCCCTCAGAGGCATATATCCAGGACTCAGTGTTATCTTGCAGTTCATAATAGGTACTTGCTGCTATCACTTTAggtgtcttcatttatttatttgttggtctTGTGGAATATATCACATAAACTGTTTTTCCCCCAGATAATGAACTTAAATCCTTAAccactaaaattttgttttactaaagctttttaaaaagataatactaTTTCAGAACTTAAAACCGTATTacctctctgcttttttttaaggaaaggaaagaacCTTTCCTTAAGAACTCAAGATCCTATTAGGAACctcagttgttgttgtttttttttttgttttgttttgttttttttaagatttagttttttttttttttaaggaatctccacacccaacatagggctcagactcataaccccaagatcatgagttaTAAGCTCCACCATTTGAGCCTGCCAAGTGCTCCAGGAACCTCAGCATTATGCCCTTGGGTTATACAGTggtttttctgcctttcttcctaTATTGGCAGCAGCCATTGCAGTTTTCACAATGTCTGTTGCCCCTCCCCATATGCCAGAGACTAAAAttagataatgaaaatattacaaataaattaaCCAATAAACATTGAATATTGTGTAGGGCTGTGTAGTTTTTGTACTTGGGCtctaaaacctttttcttttttgtgaattcCTAACTGTCCTTGAGGTTAAGGGATAATCTGGATTAACATCAAGTTAAAAATTAATCTGTTCATGGTCTGTTATCAAGATTTGAGTTGATAATTTGTTTATCTTTATTCAGGGAAGAACTGCTAAAGCTTTGAGGTCATTGCAATTTGCAAACCCAGGAAAGCAAACTGAATTTGCTCCAGAAActggtaaaagagaaaaaagaaggctCACAAAAAATGCTACCACTGGTTCTGACAGGTAAGCTGTGTGTTCATTTAAGGCCTATATTAACTTGCTGCTTCACATCTGTATTGTTTCACTATCTTAAGTTTTGAATTTTCTGGGTAGATATTTTAAATTGGATAATCTGGGATTATAAGAATCTTCAAGGACTGCATATAAAATTAAGGTATCCCTTtcaattctaaaaatttatttctaagaaagTGTCAATGAAGTGAACAAGGTAACATTTTTGGCatgagaattaaaatttaaacatatacttaaaacaattttttttaaagcattggtATATAATTAGGTATATCACTTCTCTATGGGTGGCAGCTAAAAATTCAATCTTATGAGATTTCaaggttgcttttttattttttacatgtctAAAATAGAAACAGTCGTGGTACAGTCAacagaatgaatgagaaaactaAATTGTTTagaatatgactttttaaattgaacATTTCTAAAACACAGGTTGACAAAGAAATGTTAGTATAATcattcagaattattttccatATATGCCATTTATTCCATCTGTTAAGTTTTTCCATTGagtcatttaattgtttttaagcCAGTTTTGCTCGTGTCCACTAAAGAACAAGAAACAGATTAATTGCAGTATAAAAACCAGTAGGTTAGTAGAAAGAGATTGGTAAACAACAAAATGTACCACTATGAAGCATCCATTCTTATTGCTTTTAAGGTAAGGGgaagatattttaaacaaatattttttggaaatagTAAAGGAATGGACTGAGTTGACTTTTAAATGGACTTCTAGAGGCATATTCAGGCTTTTTGGATTTGTCTCAACACTTTCGAATGAGATCTCTTATTTTCAACACAGTTTATTTACTACTAAATGTAGAGTAGGCTTGTGTCTGAAAAGTTATATGCCAGTTTTGCAGGACTTCATCCCTAATTCAAAATATTATACCtccttaaatttgttttcattaccCTATTTtcaacaacatattaaaaaataatgtgtgagGTGTaattcatcttatattttattttacagacaagTGATACCAGCGAAGAGTAAGGTCTATGATAGCCAGGGTCTCCTGATTTTCAGTGGAATGGACCTTTGTGACTGCCTTGATGAAGACTGTTTAGGATGTTTCTATGCTTGTCCTGCCTGTGGTTCCACCAAATGTGGAGCTGAGTGCCGCTGTGACCGCAAGTGGCTATATGAGCAGATCGAAATTGAAGGAGGAGAAATCATTCATAATAAACATGCTGGATAATTTGTGGTATCAAATTATGGGATCTTTAAAGATcccttctttatttctaaaactccGTCATTCTAAGATACATTTTAAAGTTGATTGCCAAATGATGAAGATTTGAAAACCACCTCGACACGCACTCATTGTGCACTAATGTTGCATTTAGGGTGTTTTAAGAGTCATTATTTGATAGAAATTTAGATGGGCTCTTCCTCAGCAGTCAGCTTTAAGCCTGTCCAGATCAATGTCAACAGGTAGGTAAAGGCAGTCCTCCGTTAGCTGAGCTCAAATTCCAGTTAAGACAGTATATACTGTGAGCAGTTACATGAGGTACAAACTTCCCTGCTAGCTCTTTGGTCCACAAATCATTATGTAACAGATGTGCTTCATTATCACTCACCAATCACAGTACTTCTCTCAAATTCTGCTCGTGATCGGTTACTGCACATCTGTCCTTCAGTTTGCACATAGACAGCAAAGCTTGTGGATATGTTGTCTCCTTGTCGCCCATGGGACATTTTATAAAAGTGGATCATCAAAAGAACTGGCCAACAAAGATAAAAGtgagtgaagaaatgaaaaatgataagACTAGACATGAGATTTGAAATGACAGTAAATGGAGTTGTAGAAGAAATCATTGATGGGGATGTTGGCACTGCTATTCTAGAGCCTCAGCTAGGGGAACCTCGTGGAGGCAAGCTTAACATAAATAGAGCAATTGGTTGTGATGAGAAGGTCGAATATATTCCAGAGGCAGAGATGCTAAAAACTTCATTTAAAGGAAATTAGAGTTGTTTTACAACATTGGAAGTACAAATGATAAAATGGTGGAAGCTGATCCAAACTTGAGTATGATAGTTTGCAGTGGTTATAGAGTAAATACTTAGTATCCAAAGTTAACAAAAAGACAAGCACTCTTCAGACCACTCTTGATTAGTTTTTTAACAATGAAATGACACTTTAATTCTCAGTGTTTCTAATGTTTAAATTACAGTGTACTAAAATCCTTCTTTttacaatgttttcattttcttttatttataactgaccaagtttttaatattttgctggATTTTTAAAGGTCAAAGAACATTTTCCCCATTGATTAATAAAATTGCTTTGAATGGCCATGTTTGTGGTCCTACACCACTATGCAAGCCAAGGACGATAGCTGAGAACAGTGCCCACCTACTTCAGGAAAAGTTAATTTTGATAAAACTTGGTGGTtgagtgttaaaaatattttagaaataatctaCCCTATCTGTGTGCTAAAATTGTCTCACAACttacccttaaaaaaaagttatagtaTTGTGAACCTTTCATGGTTTAGATCATATGTTTTTGGTGAGAATTTGTTGTTGATGGCAAAAATTTCATTCTATGTATAAAGCATGgatatatatacaatacataaaCAGGGATACATTGTATCTATGGTATTAAAGTTTTATAGGGTGGCAATTAGGATTAAAAGGCCTAAAAAAGGCTCTAAGGTagtaagaatggaaaaaaaaacacaagttaaaCGCTACTTGAGAGAGAAtgtaaattatttggaaattggCTGAATCTTGATATACAGGTTTTGTATAGAATTTGTTTGGGTGCTGTTGGGAGGATGAGAGTGAGTGATAacctttctgctctttttttttaagcagctacCTATCTGTCTAAAATCTTTTATCATCTAGGAGATTGCCATTAAactaggtttttgctttgtttttcctaaatTAGAGTACTTGGAATCTGATTGAGCTTTTAGcagtttaaaatgctttttagcCATTGAAATGAAATTTATACAGTCAGTTTGATTGAACTGACCAGTagggtttatttttattcctgtatACTTTTGGTATCTGTTGAACAGATTTTACTTTGATGGAATGCCATTTTGAACCATGGAATTGTCATTAAGTTACAATTGTTCACTGACCTAATTATCAGAAGTATAGTTAGTATCAGTTCTTCAATTCACATTTCAACAGAGCACTGgcaaaaaaaaactattttggatTTATATACTTAAATCagatgctagatttttttttttctgaattaaggAAGTATTTTGTTATAGAGGATACGCAGACTTCCAATTTTATCTGGGTTCATACTATTTAATGAACTGGGTTCATTAGACATGAGTTGCATTATGTTTTTGTTGGTTCTACGTAAGTACGATTTAGTATCTTGTTTAAGCCATTCTATAGAGACAAATTtaaatctcagattttttttgttgtttaaaacaggaatatattttcaaaagaataaatgactttaaaattcaACTTGTCTATATTTCAGCATTCCTTAGTAGAACGTTTCTGTTACCTTTCAAAGATGGTAATAGTTAATTTAAGTTTCAAGGGTAAATTTCTGGAACAATTTTGCTTATATTTGTTCATTATACCTTAAGAGACCAGACTTTGTGAACATGCACAATGTTTACAGAGAGGTATATCTAATTTAGAGTGTGCTATAATAAAAGCTGTGTTTTGGGAAAATTACATCATGAGTccacttactattttttaatctaGAATTACAGAAATACAGAATGCAATGAAATTGTCtagattctttttatattttgcataagTATGGTTCCAGGTGGCTAAGTTATTTTAAGATACCATTAATTTAACAAGCAGAAATAAGAGCGATACGAACCTTTAATTTCTGTATATGGGTCCCACTTGAGAAGTTAACGTAAGGCCATAAACATTGGTCTTACACAGATTGGCCACAAACATTAAAGTAAAAATGCCTGTACGTATTTGAAATAAATGGCACCTCCTTGTgatctttttcctatttctttttacaaGTATAAGAAAATAGTTACCTTTGAAATGTTATACTTGAgagtcttctatttttaaaatgttacatctGCTTCTGTGTAACAAGCTGTCCTACCACCTGACAAAATTCTCCAGAAGAATGCACTCATGTCCTTTCAAATATTCCATGTTCAGAACCTCAGAACCTCTGAACACATTGGAGAGCCTAAGTAATATGAGTATtctgtaaacaacaacaaaatgtttgttttttaatggggATGGCTGTCTGAAGTGTAGCGTAGTTTGTAATACAGCACTGGAGGTGAGTTTTGTTGGACAAAATCTGAACAGTTCTTTGAAAGCTGTTGCTGCCCCAAAAAGACAGATCCCACTGTGGCCTCtcatccccaccctcccgggTCAAGTGACAACATATAAAATGGAGGGGTTTTTAGAGGACTGCACTTGGGTAATTAGATGTTTTCCTTCTGCATTGCGGATACCCTGAAAGGAATAGCTTAAGGTCCTCGTGTAAGTCATGTGGCACACACTGCCTTAGTTTTTGCTGACCTCTGCTGGTATCTTGATGTAAATAAACTCTTTGCTGCTATTACTTAATGCTTAGTCTCTTCGCTTCTAAATTAAACAGGGAACACTGGTAATTACATTGAAGTGGGATATTTTAAGGAACCCTGGAAGTCGAATGATTTCTCCTTGTAACATTCTTAGGTCTCACCCAGCAGTAATCgaccaggtttctttttttttttttttttt
It encodes the following:
- the ARL14EP gene encoding ARL14 effector protein codes for the protein MDPCSVGVQLRTTNECHKTYYTRHTGFKTLQELSSNDMLLLQLRTGMTLSGNNTICFHHAKIYIDRFEDLQKSCCDPFNIHKKLAKKNLHVIDLDDATFLSAKFGRQLVPGWKLCPKCTQIINGSVDVDSEDRQRRKPDSDGRTAKALRSLQFANPGKQTEFAPETGKREKRRLTKNATTGSDRQVIPAKSKVYDSQGLLIFSGMDLCDCLDEDCLGCFYACPACGSTKCGAECRCDRKWLYEQIEIEGGEIIHNKHAG